A window of the Gossypium hirsutum isolate 1008001.06 chromosome A03, Gossypium_hirsutum_v2.1, whole genome shotgun sequence genome harbors these coding sequences:
- the LOC121222249 gene encoding B3 domain-containing transcription factor VRN1 isoform X2, with translation MPRPFFHKLILSTTLQDRKLRIPDNFIKKFRDELSVAAALTVPDGHVWRVGIKKVDNKAWFKEGWQEFVERYYISVGYFLIFRYEGNSAFSVSIFNLYNSEINYQTNALVGNQYNLGRQYPFEELEDDECVSPALPNLFGGSKLNCINWSGEVNHHAPKGVNNQPIRGAELPKLKKPGRKKQKFEPSEEDSSLGHEDDMEMRNRFYESASARKRIVTAEERERAINAAKAFEPTNPFCRVVLRPSYLYRGCIMYLPSCFAEQHLSGVSGFIKLQLPDGRQWPVRCLYRGGRAKFSQGWYEFTLENNLGEGDVCVFELLRSREFVLKVTVFRVMESAGLMYRSQ, from the exons ATGCCACGCCCTTTTTTCCATAAGCTTATTCTCTCCACTACTCTCCAGGACAGGAAACTG AGGATACCTGATAACTTTATTAAGAAATTCAGGGATGAGCTTTCTGTTGCTGCCGCTCTCACTGTTCCTGATGGTCATGTTTGGCGTGTAGGAATAAAGAAAGTTGACAACAAGGCTTGGTTTAAGGAGGGTTGGCAGGAATTTGTCGAACGTTACTATATCAGTGTTGGCTACTTTTTGATTTTCAGATATGAAGGGAATTCCGCTTTCAGTGTTAGCATATTTAATTTGTACAACTCTGAAATAAACTATCAAACAAATGCTCTTGTTGGTAATCAATACAATCTCGGAAGACAATATCCATTTGAAGAACTTGAAGATGATGAATGTGTCTCTCCAGCGCTGCCTAATTTGTTTGGTGGGTCCAAACTTAACTGTATAAACTGGAGTGGAGAAGTCAACCATCACGCACCTAAGGGTGTTAATAATCAACCTATTCGCG GTGCAGAGCTACCAAAACTGAAAAAACCAGGGAGGAAAAAGCAGAAGTTTGAGCCTA GTGAAGAGGATTCATCTCTTGGACATGAAGATGACATGGAAATGCGTAATAGATTTTATGAAAGTGCTTCGGCCAGGAAGAGAATTGTGACTGCTGAAGAAAGAGAGAGAGCGATTAATGCAGCCAAAGCAtttgagcctactaaccctttCTGCAGGGTCGTCTTGCGACCGTCTTATCTATACAGGGGATGTATAATG TACTTACCATCGTGCTTTGCTGAGCAACATCTAAGCGGGGTTTCAGGATTCATTAAACTTCAGCTTCCGGATGGTAGACAGTGGCCTGTTCGATGCCTTTATAGAGGAGGCAGGGCTAAGTTCAGTCAAGGATGGTATGAATTTACATTGGAGAACAATTTGGGGGAAGGAGATGTCTGTGTCTTTGAACTGCTCAGATCGAGGGAATTTGTGCTCAAAGTCACCGTATTTCGTGTAATGGAAAGTGCTGGACTAATGTACCGGTCCCAATAA
- the LOC121222249 gene encoding B3 domain-containing transcription factor VRN1 isoform X1, producing the protein MPRPFFHKLILSTTLQDRKLRIPDNFIKKFRDELSVAAALTVPDGHVWRVGIKKVDNKAWFKEGWQEFVERYYISVGYFLIFRYEGNSAFSVSIFNLYNSEINYQTNALVGNQYNLGRQYPFEELEDDECVSPALPNLFGGSKLNCINWSGEVNHHAPKGVNNQPIRVKLHSSGAELPKLKKPGRKKQKFEPSEEDSSLGHEDDMEMRNRFYESASARKRIVTAEERERAINAAKAFEPTNPFCRVVLRPSYLYRGCIMYLPSCFAEQHLSGVSGFIKLQLPDGRQWPVRCLYRGGRAKFSQGWYEFTLENNLGEGDVCVFELLRSREFVLKVTVFRVMESAGLMYRSQ; encoded by the exons ATGCCACGCCCTTTTTTCCATAAGCTTATTCTCTCCACTACTCTCCAGGACAGGAAACTG AGGATACCTGATAACTTTATTAAGAAATTCAGGGATGAGCTTTCTGTTGCTGCCGCTCTCACTGTTCCTGATGGTCATGTTTGGCGTGTAGGAATAAAGAAAGTTGACAACAAGGCTTGGTTTAAGGAGGGTTGGCAGGAATTTGTCGAACGTTACTATATCAGTGTTGGCTACTTTTTGATTTTCAGATATGAAGGGAATTCCGCTTTCAGTGTTAGCATATTTAATTTGTACAACTCTGAAATAAACTATCAAACAAATGCTCTTGTTGGTAATCAATACAATCTCGGAAGACAATATCCATTTGAAGAACTTGAAGATGATGAATGTGTCTCTCCAGCGCTGCCTAATTTGTTTGGTGGGTCCAAACTTAACTGTATAAACTGGAGTGGAGAAGTCAACCATCACGCACCTAAGGGTGTTAATAATCAACCTATTCGCG TGAAATTGCATTCTTCAGGTGCAGAGCTACCAAAACTGAAAAAACCAGGGAGGAAAAAGCAGAAGTTTGAGCCTA GTGAAGAGGATTCATCTCTTGGACATGAAGATGACATGGAAATGCGTAATAGATTTTATGAAAGTGCTTCGGCCAGGAAGAGAATTGTGACTGCTGAAGAAAGAGAGAGAGCGATTAATGCAGCCAAAGCAtttgagcctactaaccctttCTGCAGGGTCGTCTTGCGACCGTCTTATCTATACAGGGGATGTATAATG TACTTACCATCGTGCTTTGCTGAGCAACATCTAAGCGGGGTTTCAGGATTCATTAAACTTCAGCTTCCGGATGGTAGACAGTGGCCTGTTCGATGCCTTTATAGAGGAGGCAGGGCTAAGTTCAGTCAAGGATGGTATGAATTTACATTGGAGAACAATTTGGGGGAAGGAGATGTCTGTGTCTTTGAACTGCTCAGATCGAGGGAATTTGTGCTCAAAGTCACCGTATTTCGTGTAATGGAAAGTGCTGGACTAATGTACCGGTCCCAATAA